The genomic region CTTCACTACTACAACTGGCACCGCCCCCACAGCAGCCTGGGCAACCAGGCCCCCGTCTCACGCTTGGGGGTTAGTGTGAACAACGTGGTGAGACTACACAGCTAGAGGACGAGGCGGCCGCGGACCACGGTCGCCCGTGGCCGTGCGTAGGCGGTGGCGCTTTCGAGCGGGTCGCCGCCCAGGGCCACCAGGTCGGCCGCGTACCCGGGGGCGAGGCGGCCGAGCTCGTCCTCGCGGCCCAGCGCCCGCGCCGCCACGACGGTGGCGGCCCTGAAGACGCTGTCGAGCTCCAGCCCCGCCTCGGCCAGCAGCTCGAGCTCGCGCGCCAGGTTGGGATGGGGGTTGAGCGGGGTGCCGGCGTCGGTGCCAGCGGCGACGGGCACGCCCGCGCGGTAGGCCTCGAAGGTGTTGGCGCGATGCCGTTCGGCTATGGGCCGGGTCTTCTCCACCATGAAGGCGGGGACGCGCCCCTCGCCCTGGAGGATGCCGTCGGGGGCGGCCAGCGTGGGCACGAGCACGGTCCCCTGGCGCTTCATCAGCTCGAAGACCTCCTCGTCCCAGGCGTCGAAGGCGCCGTGCTCGATGGTGCGCACGCCCGCGCGCACGGCGTTCTTGATGCCCGCGAGCCCCTGGGCGTGGGCGGCGCTCACCGCGCCGCGCTTTTCGGCCTCGCGCACCCCGGCGCGCATCTCTTCCTCGTCGAACATCTCGGCCCCCGCCTTGACGCCCGGGGTCATCACCCCGCCGGTGGCCATGAACTTGACCGCCTTCGCGCCCTGCTTGAAGACCGTCCGCGCGGCCCGGCGCACGCCCTCGGGCCCGTCGGCCTCCAGCCCGAACTTCCAGCCGTGGCCGCCCGTGGGGGTGATCACGGGACCCGCGGCGACGATGCGCGGCCCCGCGAGCCGCCCCTGCTCCACCGCCTGCGCCAGCCCGACCGCGCCGCCCGCGCGCGAGCCCAGGTCGCGCACCGCGGTCACCCCTGCGGCCAGGTAGCGCCGCAGGTAGCCCGCCGCCCGCGCCAGCAGGAAGGCGTCGCTCTCCTTTTCCAGATCGGCCGTGGGGTCGAGGTCGCCCGACATCGTCAGGTGCACGTGGGCGTCGATCAACCCCGGCACCACCACGCCCGGCAGCGGCGTCACCTCGGCGCGGGCGGGGGCGCGGCGGTCGAGGCCGGCGATGCGGCCGTCTTCGACGCTCAGGTAGCCTTCGAAGAGCTCGAGCTCTTCCGGGTCGAGAAAGGTGCCCTTGTAGGTCTGCATGCCCTCATCGTAGCGGGTAAGGACGAACAGCGGGCCCGTGCGCGGTCGCGGGTTAATCGGGGTGTGGGGTGTAGGTTTTTGCGATGTCGAAGGTGAACCTTTGGCTTCATCAGCGCCCACAACCTCCTCCCCGGCTCTCCCCAAGGGGAGGGAGTTTCATTTGTCGTTACCCGACCGGAGGCTTCTGTCGCGACAAAACCACAGACTACGGGCCACAGGCTACAAGCTACGGGCGCGATCTCTTAGTTCACCACTGCGTACCGTGCGCCTCGTACCACGCACTGCACACCCGCTCACCTGCTCCGCGGGTCCAGCACCTCGCCCAGCGCGTCGCCCAGCAGGTTGATGCCCAGCACCACCAGGCTGATGGCCACGCCGGGGAAGGTGGCCACCCACCAGCCGCCGAAGTAGAGCACCTCGCGGCCGTCGGCCAGCATCTGGCCCCAGCTGGGCACCTCGGGGGGAACGCCGGAAAGCCCCAGGAAGCTGAGGGCCGCCTCGCTGACGATGATGCGGGCGAGCTCCAGGGTCGCCACCACGATCAGGGGCCCCGCGGCGTTGGGGAGCAGGTGGCGGGTCAGGATCCGCCCGGTGGGCGCGCCCAGCGCCCGCGCCGCCTGGACGAAGTCCTGCTCCTTGAGCGAGAG from Oceanithermus desulfurans harbors:
- a CDS encoding metal-dependent hydrolase family protein, yielding MQTYKGTFLDPEELELFEGYLSVEDGRIAGLDRRAPARAEVTPLPGVVVPGLIDAHVHLTMSGDLDPTADLEKESDAFLLARAAGYLRRYLAAGVTAVRDLGSRAGGAVGLAQAVEQGRLAGPRIVAAGPVITPTGGHGWKFGLEADGPEGVRRAARTVFKQGAKAVKFMATGGVMTPGVKAGAEMFDEEEMRAGVREAEKRGAVSAAHAQGLAGIKNAVRAGVRTIEHGAFDAWDEEVFELMKRQGTVLVPTLAAPDGILQGEGRVPAFMVEKTRPIAERHRANTFEAYRAGVPVAAGTDAGTPLNPHPNLARELELLAEAGLELDSVFRAATVVAARALGREDELGRLAPGYAADLVALGGDPLESATAYARPRATVVRGRLVL